The Daucus carota subsp. sativus chromosome 9, DH1 v3.0, whole genome shotgun sequence genome window below encodes:
- the LOC108204013 gene encoding agamous-like MADS-box protein AGL62, with product MATKSKGRQKIVMAKMSKESNLKVTFSKRRSGLFKKASDLSTLCGVEIAIIVFSPGKKVFSFGYPNVEQILEKFLTAQNSSPTNLTMLQLVQALSSARVRLLNTELSELLDYCEEQKKQGEELVKLSKQRQDMFWWETPVDDLRFEQLDLLKTGMEDLKRNIATQAQNLVMMEQALALDGCSTGTGLSMTPDGFNLRREPNYGCEA from the coding sequence ATGGCAACAAAGAGCAAGGGTCGCCAAAAGATTGTTATGGCAAAAATGAGCAAGGAAAGTAATCTCAAGGTTACATTCTCCAAGAGGCGTTCTGGGTTATTCAAGAAAGCGAGTGATCTTAGCACCCTCTGTGGTGTAGAGATTGCAATCATCGTCTTCTCACCTGGGAAGAAAGTGTTCTCATTTGGATATCCCAATGTTGAACAAATCCTTGAGAAGTTCCTCACTGCTCAAAATTCCAGTCCAACGAATTTGACCATGCTTCAACTCGTACAAGCTCTTAGCAGTGCTAGGGTTCGCCTACTGAACACGGAACTCTCTGAGTTGCTTGATTATTGTGAGGAGCAGAAAAAACAAGGGGAGGAGCTCGTAAAACTAAGCAAGCAACGACAAGACATGTTCTGGTGGGAGACTCCGGTTGATGATCTTCGATTTGAACAACTTGATCTTTTGAAAACAGGAATGGAGGACCTTAAGAGAAACATCGCCACACAGGCTCAGAATCTTGTGATGATGGAGCAAGCACTAGCACTGGATGGGTGTAGCACTGGCACTGGACTTTCTATGACACCAGATGGATTTAATCTCAGGCGAGAACCCAACTACGGGTGTGAGGCATGA
- the LOC135149719 gene encoding uncharacterized protein LOC135149719 — translation MAARIKNRKPSPKSSSMGTLWWFVILVVMIIALMARKGKGKGKAKETTKGKGKGKAKETTSTRKGKGKSSTLAIRDEPTDSDEGGENPNEEEVPRRRVIRRPRSHSAGLFGKVPPKPIRINISGGHIEDDQAKKTLLAIVRERWPVGHYTFTDIVEHDGEWLKHVVEEFNLYFKQQKGQSRSEAKNIIEKHIKNTIKRTLNELKTNIEQKSKESGISKLSLRPGYWSELFWKDLLNYWEKNEGHLHRSSVGSTNRKNVERLHSAGARSFNKVKEEMKRKERGKNPTRLEVWNRTHTRVGSDPEHPVYTTPAAMAIATRYASILESRPVSVTQTGDRDEPLEWWLSATGVPEGKKPKKDYLVGFPEARASQLIPTLASRYRDSTRGEAGGSSGQRQEAVIPDNVYLSVVRNVLNEVRANPLQFQRQMSEEEIANFAKTALEASDPAADPSTRVQWNSMIGGEMVHIVGSMVEDILLKMERKVEEEKERRLAAEKDYTDPEELSEEERGGPEAGADAGANASAASGADASAASGADASAASGAGATAAADGAASDSDVTLD, via the exons GGCACCTTGTGGTGGTTTGTCATCCTTGTGGTGATGATCATTGCCTTAATGGCAAGAAAAGGCAAGGGCAAGGGGAAGGCCAAGGAGACAACCAAAGGCAAGGGAAAAGGGAAAGCCAAGGAGACAACTTCCACTCGGAAGGGTAAAGGAAAGTCTAGCACCTTGGCTATACGTGATGAGCCAACTGATTCGGATGAAGGCGGGGAGAATCCGAATGAAGAGGAAGTTCCAAGACGAAGGGTAATTAGGAGGCCACGATCCCATTCAGCCGGTTTGTTTGGAAAAGTCCCTCCGAAACCAATCCGTATCAATATTTCAGGAGGACA TATTGAAGATGATCAAGCAAAGAAGACTTTGCTTGCTATTGTTCGTGAAAGGTGGCCCGTTGGACATTACACGTTCACCGACATTGTTGAACATGATGGTGAATGGCTAAAACACGTAGTCGAGGAATTTAAT TTATATTTCAAGCAACAAAAGGGACAAAGCCGGTCCgaagcaaaaaatataattgagaaGCATATCAAGAACACAATAAAGAGGACGTTGAATGAGCTCAAGACAAATATTGAGCAAAAATCAAAGGAAAGCGGAAtatcaaaattgagtttaagaCCTGGATATTGGTCTGAACTTTTTTGGAaggatttattaaattattgggAAAAGAATGAGGGGCACTTGCATAGGTCATCCGTTGGATCTACGAACCGCAAGAACGTCGAGCGGTTGCATAGTGCCGGTGCCCGGTCTTTTAATAAAGTGAAGgag GAAATGAAAAGGAAGGAACGTGGAAAGAATCCAACTCGCCTTGAAGTATGGAACCGGACGCATACAAGGGTTGGAAGTGATCCCGAGCACCCCGTGTATACCACGCCTGCTGCAATGGCCATAGCG ACACGATATGCTTCTATTCTAGAAAGCAGGCCGGTGTCGGTTACACAAACAGGGGATAGAGACGAGCCCTTGGAATGGTGGTTGTCAGCAACCGGAGTTCCCGAAGGCAAAAAGCCTAAGAAGGACTACCTTGTTGGATTCCCCGAGGCTCGTGCTAGTCAACTTATTCCGACTCTTGCCTCACGTTACAGGGATTCAACAAGAGGCGAAGCCGGTGGATCTTCCGGTCAGAGACAAGAAGCCGTCATTCCCGACAATGTGTACCTCTCGGTCGTGCGCAATGTGCTCAATGAGGTCCGTGCGAACCCCCTTCAATTTCAGCGACAAATGTCTGAAGAAGAGATCGCGAATTTTGCAAAAACCGCACTAGAGGCCTCCGATCCAGCTGCCGATCCAAGTACAAGGGTTCAATGGAATTCTATGATTGGTGGGGAGATGGTACACATTGTGGGGTCGATGGTCGAGGATATACTCCTCAAAATGGAAAGGAAGGTTGAAGAG GAAAAGGAACGCAGACTCGCAGCGGAGAAGGATTATACTGATCCAGAGGAGCTGTCGGAGGAGGAACGCGGGGGACCCGAAGCTGGTGCTGATGCGGGTGCCAATGCTAGTGCTGCTTCGGGAGCGGATGCTAGTGCTGCTTCGGGAGCGGATGCTAGTGCTGCTTCCGGAGCGGGTGCTACTGCCGCTGCGGATGGAGCTGCTTCCGATTCAGATGTTACATTAGATTAG
- the LOC135149156 gene encoding uncharacterized protein LOC135149156 — protein sequence MISNFFQELCSSVITRSDLDLMTKSVIRALCLLETIFPQTWFDSMEHLVIHLAEEIRLAGPAYWHWMYPIERLLGKFKQKVGNKARVEGSIAERYMEEEILNFCSFYFATDSIHNKIRRNEARFDGDGSEKLEVFEYPIECLGKEGSRYLTDKERKLAEEYVLLNSPEIQPYLRRFTDRVMSQRPETTPQQLDCYIKTRFKDWLLKKVGRNDVNRPLLQYLFEGPAMRVMTFETCKVNGYKFVREHLPVPVSLLRALHMITIVIIMDNWRKLSSLFIEEEIMYIYSNVYGLIVSEMVL from the exons atgatttccaatttttttcaagaattatGTTCATCTGTGATTACGAGATCCGACTTGGATCTAATGACGAAATCGGTTATTAGAGCTTTGTGTttattggaaacaatttttcctcagacTTGGTTTGATTCGATGGAGCATTTGGTAATACATTTAGCAGAAGAAATTAGACTAGCGGGACCCGCTTATTGGCATTGGATGTATCCAATTGAACGGTTATTAGGGAAATTTAAACAAAAGGTTGGTAATAAAGCGCGAGTCGAGGGTTCAATTGCCGAACGTTATATGGAAGAGGAGATTCTTAATTTTTGTTCCTTCTACTTTGCCACGGactcaattcataataaaatacgTCGCAATGAAGCTCGTTTTGATGGTGATGGCTCCGAAAAATTAGAAGTTTTTGAATATCCAATTGAATGTCTTGGTAAAGAGGGAAGTCGTTATTTGACCGATAAAGAGCGAAAGTTAGCAGAAGAATATGTACTTCTAAACTCTCCAGAAATTCAACCTTATCTAAg gcGGTTTACAGATCGTGTTATGAGTCAACGTCCGGAGACAACACCTCAACAATTAGATTGTTACATAAAGACCCGATTTAAAGATTGGTTATTGAAAAAg gttgGACGAAATGATGTAAACCGACCTCTTCTTCAATATTTGTTTGAGGGACCGGCTATGCGGGTAATGACATTTGAGACTTGTAAAGTCAATGGATACAAATTTGTACGAGAACATCTTCCGGTTCCGGTGTCATTGTTAAGGGCACTTCACATGATAACAATAGTGATTATTATGGACAATTGGAGGAAATTGTCAAGCTTATTTATCGAGGaggaaattatgtatatttattcaaatgtaTATGGTTTGATAGTGTCGGAAATGGTGTTGTGA